The following proteins are co-located in the Triplophysa dalaica isolate WHDGS20190420 chromosome 2, ASM1584641v1, whole genome shotgun sequence genome:
- the LOC130434066 gene encoding uncharacterized protein LOC130434066: MPRLSAAEKQRRYRARRDADPAKREAYLAKGRQKWREKREQGAYYKPICEQSEREKRAKRKAWRRAQEQSRRRKKQASAIVTPPLSPDSEEQPVPQPGRQRIQGRRTRRRRYQKIYIENHKLKEKLKAQTKTSDKYRKRYERLLCSVDSPSKRTKRMLGTSPVSNDVRRTLVYHHALLKSLKQKFQCAAKEKTRNLIARIVSGKILKKYRFQKIIHDTLGVSAKRFCKNVNTNGDEIACFARKKYISTHSKLQDQVVAFYTRDDASRSTAGKKQTVTKGKVKMQKRFMTDTMKNLHRKFLLENVSSKLSYTLFCRMRPYWVVHPTIADRDTCLCKVHENLEFIVEKLHGLKLLERTELESLAEETCCNPTFKPCMYAECKNCKLQDLKIQSGYDGQTQVSCVQWTTETVLREKKSGDSKEKLPVNITVKREMESSLEDLIETFQKQLKKFKRHLFNIKTQFNYYRELKKNMKSNECLIHIDFSENYSCKFHKEIQAVHFASSHQQATLHTGVLYIGGEEDHLCFTTISPCKEKGPPAIWAHLSPVLKHLKETCPTVSIIHFFSDGPCSQYRQKGNFYMFTTELYNQGFTAGTWNFFEASHGKGAPDGVGGLLKRTADRLVSQGEDISTAKHLFNALVNTNTAVKIFYIEEATVEKAIQQMPQRLPAVPCTMRIHQVITQTPGKLTYRDVSCLCSTRQILQCQCYQAQAFDFKVNSAVPALHRGKPDLEVQWDRDDIVGQWCVIRYDDEVYPGTIVEVSETHVHVKCMHRVGHNRYYWPMREDALWYPFEDVLRLIPAPQHVTARHVEIKRDVWEDIAKSYLHG, from the exons ATGCCACGATTATCTGCTGCAGAAAAGCAGCGCCGTTACCGTGCACGGCGAGATGCTGATCCTGCAAAAAGGGAGGCATACTTGGCAAAAGGCCGGCAGAAATGGAGAGAAAAGAGGGAGCAAGGTGCATACTATAAGCCCATATGTGAACAGAGTGAGAGGGAAAAACGTGCAAAGAGAAAGGCCTGGAGAAGAGCCCAGGAACAGAGCAGACGCAGAAAGAAACAGGCTTCTGCTATTGTTACCCCACCACTTAGTCCTGACAGCGAGGAACAACCAGTTCCACAACCAGGAAG acagagaatacaaggaaGAAGGACTCGAAGACGACGGTACCAGAAAATATACATTGAGAATCACAAACTCAAGGAAAAGCTTAAAgctcaaacaaaaacatcagacAAATACCGTAAGCGCTATGAACGGCTACTGTGCAGTGTTGACTCTCCtagcaaaagaacaaaaaggaTGCTCGGAACAAGTCCAGTCAGTAATGATGTGCGGAGAACACTGGTCTATCATcatgcacttttgaaaagcCTCAAACAAAAATTTCAGTGTGCAGCAAAAGAAAAGACCAGGAACCTAATCGCCAGAATCGTATCtggaaaaatattgaaaaaatacagGTTCCAGAAAATCATTCATGACACACTGGGTGTCTCAGCCAAACGATTCTGCAAGAATGTGAACACAAATGGGGACGAAATAGCCTGTTTTGCCAGGAAGAAATACATATCCACACACTCAAAACTACAAGATCAGGTTGTTGCCTTTTACACCAGGGATGACGCAAGTCGTTCAACAGCAGGTAAAAAGCAGACCGTAACAAAGGGAAAAGTAAAAATGCAGAAGCGGTTTATGACTGACACCATGAAAAACCTCCATAGGAAATTCCTGCTGGAAAACGTCTCTAGCAAACTTTCCTATACACTCTTCTGCCGAATGCGCCCATACTGGGTAGTCCATCCAACCATTGCAGACAGAGATACGTGTCTATGTAAGGTGCATGAAAACTTGGAATTTATCGTGGAGAAACTTCATGGACTTAAACTTCTGGAGAGAACAGAGTTGGAATCTCTTGCTGAGGAAACTTGCTGTAATCCAACATTTAAGCCATGCATGTATGCGGAATGCAAGAACTGCAAACTACAAGACCTCAAGATTCAGTCTGGCTATGATGGTCAAACCCAAGTTTCTTGTGTGCAGTGGACAACTGAAACTGTCCTCAGAGAGAAGAAAAGTGGTGACAGCAAAGAAAAGTTGCCTGTGAATATCACTGTGAAGAGGGAAATGGAGAGTTCTTTGGAGGACCTGATTGAGACTTTCCAGAAACAGCTCAAAAAGTTCAAAAGGCACTTGTTCAACATCAAGACCCAGTTTAACTACTACAGGGAATTGAAAAAGAACATGAAGAGTAATGAATGCCTCATACACATTGATTTCTCTGAGAACTACTCTTGCAAGTTTCACAAAGAGATTCAAGCTGTCCATTTTGCCTCTTCTCATCAACAAGCAACTCTTCATACAGGGGTCCTCTACATTGGTGGTGAGGAAGACCACTTGTGCTTCACAACAATTTCGCCATGCAAAGAAAAGGGTCCACCTGCCATATGGGCACACCTCTCCCCAGTACTTAAACATctcaaggaaacatgcccaacAGTGTCAATTATCCACTTTTTCAGTGATGGTCCCTGCTCACAATACAGGCAGAAGGGCAACTTTTACATGTTCACAACGGAATTGTACAACCAGGGCTTCACTGCGGGCACTTGGAACTTTTTTGAGGCCAGCCACGGAAAGGGTGCCCCCGATGGGGTAGGAGGCCTTCTGAAGAGAACAGCTGACAGATTGGTGAGCCAAGGTGAAGACATTTCCACTGCTAAACATCTTTTCAATGCATTGGTAAACACCAATACAGCTGTCAAGATCTTCTACATTGAAGAGGCTACAGTGGAAAAGGCCATACAGCAGATGCCACAACGACTCCCCGCTGTACCATGCACTATGCGGATTCACCAGGTCATCACGCAAACACCAGGGAAACTGACATACCGTGATGTGAGCTGCCTGTGTTCAACAAGGCAGATTCTGCAATGTCAGTGTTACCAAGCTCAGGCCTTCGACTTCAAAGTCAACTCTGCTGTTCCTGCATTGCACCGAGGAAAACCAGACCTTGAAGTACAGTGGGATAGAGATGACATTGTTGGTCAGTGGTGTGTCATCAGATATGACGATGAG